From a single Apostichopus japonicus isolate 1M-3 chromosome 12, ASM3797524v1, whole genome shotgun sequence genomic region:
- the LOC139977532 gene encoding uncharacterized protein isoform X1, which produces MDVKTYLIQLRYTRWCLFAVIVSLSVAVSLKESTEILTQFGTVGKIELNFNTSGHVPIVTWTLPQSTTLQHDLQVDNVVQATEDYKSTVAENGVFAALEIYNVNFLDAGTYTCHMDFSDTGRPSERSIQVSVIGFPSLLMENGATENETISATCCVNVSLTVEDSIMWNLNQSGSLLILKEVKTNSAEEFLKNMCSEITFEVHRHHHRQLLRCSLRKEMDVFSEVAMEVQYPASIRYAGNDILHISLHQFANVCCISEGNPRPSVELQWLSTEGRWKFLSNVTEYIYHIEPFTYWTFMIHVAVRQPLQVRCFAINKIPQLQQHKH; this is translated from the exons ATGGACGTGAAAACCTATTTAATACAACTACGTTACACAAGATGGTGTTTATTCGCTGTCATAGTTTCGTTATCAG ttgCAGTATCACTGAAAGAAAGCACGGAAATTCTGACACAATTTGGTACCGTTGGGAAAATAGAACTAAACTTCAACACGAGTGGACATGTGCCAATCGTCACGTGGACTTTACCGCAATCAACAACCTTACAACATGATTTACAAGTGGATAACGTAGTTCAGGCAACTGAAGACTACAAGTCTACTGTGGCGGAAAACGGCGTGTTTGCTGCACTGGAGATTTACAATGTCAACTTCCTTGATGCAGGTACATATACCTGTCATATGGACTTTTCGGACACAGGAAGACCGTCAGAAAGATCCATTCAAGTTTCAGTTATTG GTTTTCCATCCTTGTTAATGGAAAATGGTGCCACAGAAAATGAGACAATTTCAGCTACATGTTGTGTAAATGTATCCCTTACAGTAGAGGACAGCATCATGTGGAATCTCAATCAAAGTGGATCGCTGCTAATTTTGAAAGAAGTGAAGACTAACTCCGCAGAGGAATTTCTTAAAAACATGTGTAGTGAGATTACCTTTGAAGTGCATCGCCACCATCATCGTCAACTGTTAAGGTGTTCGTTGCGTAAAGAGATGGATGTCTTCTCGGAAGTGGCAATGGAGGTCCAAT ATCCAGCTTCAATCAGATACGCAGGGAATGACATACTTCATATATCTTTGCACCAGTTTGCCAACGTATGCTGCATATCTGAGGGTAACCCTAGACCAAGTGTTGAATTACAATGGCTGTCAACAGAGGGACGTTGGAAATTCCTCTCCAACGTCACTGAGTATATTTATCATATAGAACCATTCACGTATTGGACGTTCATGATACACGTCGCAGTGAGACAGCCTCTGCAAGTCAGATGCTTcgctatcaacaagattccccAGCTGCAACAACACAAGCATTAA